The DNA region atatttaaaaattggcGGTTCTAACTTGTAGACAAAATTAGTAAGAAGAGCTTGGATTTAGATGGTGTGTTTCAGTGTTTGTGGATATGGTTTCTGGTAAGATACAAAGATATTGTTTGATTTATGTAGTTGATGTGGTGCAGTAGGGAAAAGCTTTATTGTACTCAGGAATTTCTGAGTCTAGTGACATTCTACTATGCCATACTGATTAGTGACTGGGTTTGTTCTTAGCGTGCTGATGATAATCTTCCGTTTGTAGACAAACACCATTGCAAATTATTCATGTTGCTGCAAATTTCATGAGGATATGGTCGATATACTCCATGTATCGCTACTTAACCCAAAGTGGAGCTTCGgttgttcttttcttgtttgCCTGCATAGCTCCTGCAGCAATCCTCTTTTTGATTTTGCAAAAGCCTTGGAAGGGCAGGCCACTTTCTAATACACAGGTAAATTTAACTGTTTTCATCTTAGAGCAGAGTGCTATATACAAACCAATACATTCATATCCAAAGGTTTTAGTGATATGAACAGTCCTTGACTAGTACCATTTGTTTTTCAGGTTGTGCCATCCATAATAAATGGTGCTATAACAGCACTGTATTTTGTCTTGTGGGGAAACGGACTGAGATCATGTGGACCAGTTAGGTTGGTTTTAGTATGCTTGTAGAAAATTTTAGTTTGTAAGATTAGTGTGCCATATTATTAGTCTTTAACTATGTCTTTTTACTCATGCAGCATCTTGAATGAAATTCATTCACATAGATCCCTGATAACTGATTTACAGTTTGTCATTGATCAATTGTTGTCAGCTGCCATCATTATATAGTTATTTCTTCAGTATATTAGTATTGCGCATGTTGAGTGATGCTTGAAatcagatttttaattttttatttatgaacttAACATAGTTATTCTCTTTCTTACTAATTCAGAGCAATACTGTCTGAGTATTCTGGTGCTGTCCTTGGGGTACTATCTGCACTGTTATATGGGAGGAGAAGCAATTTGTGGAAAAAGGTGAAACTTTCAGATTGTAACATTCATAGATATATCATACAAATGTGTCCCAAATGAATTAAAAGACTTATCCTTGAATCCCCCTCCCCCTCTTTCTTCCCCCACTATTTCTAATGATTTCCTCCTTCTGTCTTTTCAAACATCACCCATCATAATACGTTGGTAGTGACTTGCAAATCCAAATAGAAAGTTGTTTCTTGATTTATTTCATGTTCCTTGTTGTATCTCTTGCTTCCAATTTTGAAAGATCTCCTATATAGTTTCCTCTTTACTCTCCAATGGAACACAACATTGTTTTTCTGTCAAAAGAAAATGTGAACTTGTATAACTTCtaatttcataataaaaaaaagaaaattcaaattgtATATAGATCAAATGTTGTGATGTGCCCTACTGGTTGTCATTTATGCAATATGTTTAACATCTTCCCTAATCAAGCTGATACTTTCTTATTTTGAACCAGATAGGTGGCCTAGTTGCAATGTTGGCATCTCTATACCTGCTTTCTGAAGGCTGGGCTACAGCAACTTATTCTCCATTCTATATCCTCATTCAGATTTAGTTATTTTCACCCTTTTTTATTGTATAAATTAGCTAGTTTTGCTACCAAAATATCCTTTCATCTTATCCGTAAGTGTTGTAAACTTAACTGGAACTCACCATGGGAAGATAGAGAGGACTCAGAGGCTCAAACTGAACAAGCTCTGGGCTTGAGGCAAATGCTAGTTCCTATCTTGGCTGGAATCCTATCAGCCCTCAGAAGGGTGATTGCGAGGCGTGTTTCAATTAAGGTTGTAGCATTAAATATTAATGTAATTGCAGTTATTTTGTTTGGATCATACTATCTATCACTGACACACTGATCATTTTATGTTTTCAGAATCAACTTAAAAGGCGGCTTCATGCTTTAACAATTGCCTCGGCAACATGTTTTATGTTTCCTTTTGCCATGTGGGACATGATCATAGTGAGTTCTATGACATGTTTCTGATTATTATTCTAATTTCCTGGGTTCATTGGTGTTTGACAATTATCTGTAATCCTTTTCTCCATCTCTTTGATTATCAGGGTTCACCTTCTGGCGATAGTGGAAAGTTGCCATTCTCTACTTGGGCCTTTTTGAGCACTATTTTCTTTGGAAACATTGTGATATTCTATGCTGACAGTATAGCAGAGGAGAGGTATGTTGAGACACTGTTACCACAAGTTCTAGTGGATAAATGAATGAAAAAACAGCACACTTTCATGTTGGCAGTTGTTTTTTGTATACTCCCTAGATTGTTAGACAAGGTGAATGAATGGCAAACTTTCATGTTGGCAGTTGTTTTTTGTATGCTCATTAGATTGTTAGACAAGGTTGTACTTGCTAACTATTGATTAATTGTATTTCAGCCGTAATTTTCAGCTCATCTTATTGGAAAATCGGCTTCAATTTGCAGATATGAATTTAGAGTTCCATGTCCCGGAGATAATTTGCTTACTTTTTCTGACTCCATTGAATGTTTGAAAAATATTGGTTTCAGATCTGGTAGGGTTAGTTCTGAAGTAATATGATGAGCTCCGAAGTATAATAAGAGTTCTGTGTGGTGTACAATAAAATGATGGATTTCTTAGGGTTCCCTTTGTGGTTCTGAAACAACTGAAAGTTGTAGTTCTATTGTAGATTGCACATGGTTTTCTCTTCACCAAGACATTTAACAGTAGCTGGTGCATGCATCATCATCATGGAGAATGTGTACAAGATGGATTTTTCTCTCATTGGCTTCACGGTTTGCTGCTTAATATTAGGTTTTGGTATgttcagttattatttttaaatacaaatatcCTCACCTATTTTTTTCCCCATGGAATTTTTTGTAGCAATGAAGTGGCTGTTTCATTGTCTTGTCTGttctaattatttttcaataGGTTTGCACTTCCAAGTTGTGGTATGTTAAAATAACCACTTAAGTGCTGTAGCTAGTTGTTGGAGTCACGAGTTTGGGGTACCATTTGTAGCTTATTAGGTTTCTTGGTTTTTGTTCTCACTTGCAGATAACACATTCCTTGATAATGGAAAATGCAGCTAACTGATAAATGGCTTTATCTGTTTTATCTGTTCTTTGGTATTATAGATGTGATTCTTTTTTGAGGGATTTTCCATCTCGAAGTTACAGACAGACAGGCTGGGCAAACCCTGCTACATTGTGTTTAGAGAATACcgatttatttcttaattttgtgCTTTCTTTCTCTAATATAAGCCCTAATGACAAGATTAGTATATGCTAGTTTCCCAAAGGTGCTTCTCTTACAAGGTTTTTCatccaaaacaagaattaaagtaatttattccttttgagtctctttttgTGGATTTTCCCTGTTGCCTCGTCCTAATGGAGGTTATTTTCTAGGAAGAGATtatttcaagaatcatttttatccTGAATAAGTGGATGCTGAATTGTTTATATTATCTTCTTATTTATTGCCTTCTTACTAGTGTCTTTATAAATATGATAGTGGGAGAGTTTTGATATTTCAAGTACCTACTTACCAGCCATAACTGAAGAACTTGATATTTCAAATAACTTGAAAGTAGTTCTCAATGTTAATGGCTTAAGTAATTATGTTTTTTGTGAAAAATAACTGGCCTTAGACTTAAATATAGCTATATATCTATAAAAAAGGCTTTGGTGTTATCTGTTTGAAGTCTTGAAGATAGTTTATCTTTAATCATGAATACATATGGTGTTGTTGTTCCAACCCTGCACAGTATTGCATTATCTCACTCTGCGTTGTTTCTGTCTAACTTGTTTTTGTTAACTCCTGGCTCCTGCTATTAAATTATTTAGGGATATATGAAGCAACTTCATTGGATCGCAGTAGAACGGATTCAATAAAAACTTCAGATTTATCAAATGGGGAATTCGATAGTCAAATTCATATGTCCTCGCTACCAACCTGAGGTGTGTATTTTAATCACTAAAGCTTTTTTTTATTGTAGGGAGTAAATTTGTTGCATATTTTGTGCCTGTTGTTTGATTAGTATCTAGATATGGAAACTGAGATCACCTAGTGGATGAAGGGCTTTGTTGTGTAATCTATATATGTAAAAATTTAGTTGACCAGTGAAATCAATTTCAACTTTTCAAGCACGAGTCACTAACTATCATTATTTGAATGGTTGATTGGTTGATCAGCAGTTTTCGCAAGCtccatttcatattttctttaattcataTTGATTTTAAGATAAAAGGAAAATATAAGCAATTGCATTCAGATAATgagaatatatatgtatatgaagTTACGAACCAAGCATtaacaaacagattgcaaatctGCCTTTTACTGGGAAATTAGGATATAATGAGGGTATCTAAATGCCAGTTGCATCTGTATGAACAAATGTAAGGTTTGTTTTTCCTTTTGCCAGGTAAGAGCACCATTTGAAATTTTGAGCCTCTTTCCATGTCGAGTTATGCCGTGAGAGTGTCGCCGCCAATTTCATTCTGCGCACTTGTTGCACAAAAGTTGTTCTTTCTCTGTGAAGATGCACTGTCTACCACTTCTGGGGACTTAGGGCAGAAAGCATGTTAACCATCAAGTTCTATAATGATTGATCTGATCTTTGGGAGAATGAAGTACGTTTAACCTACACAGTTCATTATTTCACTTCGTACAGGATCATTAGTCTGGAAGTTTTTTGTGTAGTTTAGGAGTAATTTTCTGTCACAAAAGGGGAAGAAAGAAAATATTGTGGTCCTGTTGGGCGTTCTTTGAATATTGGTATAACTGACCCCCATGTACGTTGAGTTGACTATACATTTTAATGAAAATTACTGGATCAACCAGCTGGTTATCCTTTGCTTCATTTTCTCTGGAGACAAACTGCTACTCATATATGTTTTGACTAATAAAATGATGGGTAAAGTATGTGACGTTTGGGTTAAATATTAATTCCTTTATTAATGTTTGACacgtttatttttcttctaaattgttTTAAATAGACTTAGTATTAGCCTATCATTAAATATAAATGAAATACTTAATGTCGTTAATGCATAT from Arachis hypogaea cultivar Tifrunner chromosome 10, arahy.Tifrunner.gnm2.J5K5, whole genome shotgun sequence includes:
- the LOC112716735 gene encoding uncharacterized protein; this encodes MMSPNKFPADRGSPPQPLRQTPLQIIHVAANFMRIWSIYSMYRYLTQSGASVVLFLFACIAPAAILFLILQKPWKGRPLSNTQVVPSIINGAITALYFVLWGNGLRSCGPVRAILSEYSGAVLGVLSALLYGRRSNLWKKIGGLVAMLASLYLLSEGWATATYSPFSWEDREDSEAQTEQALGLRQMLVPILAGILSALRRVIARRVSIKNQLKRRLHALTIASATCFMFPFAMWDMIIGSPSGDSGKLPFSTWAFLSTIFFGNIVIFYADSIAEERLHMVFSSPRHLTVAGACIIIMENVYKMDFSLIGFTVCCLILGFGIYEATSLDRSRTDSIKTSDLSNGEFDSQIHMSSLPT